The sequence below is a genomic window from Desulfobacteraceae bacterium.
CGGAGGTAATAAATGCCAATTTATGAGTTTGAATGTACCCAATGCGGTCACATCCAAGAAGCTTTTCAGAGGATTTCCGATAAACCGCTTGAGACGTGCAGTCAATGCTCCGGCAAGCTTCGCAAGCTTATCTCCCACAGCAGCTTCCACCTAAAGGGAACCGGCTGGTACGTTACTGACTACGCCAAGTCCACGAAAGGTTCCTCTTCCCCGGCCGCCGAAAAAAAGTCGGAATCCAAACCGACTGAGAAGGCTGCATCAAGCGACAGCGCACCCAAAA
It includes:
- a CDS encoding zinc ribbon domain-containing protein: MPIYEFECTQCGHIQEAFQRISDKPLETCSQCSGKLRKLISHSSFHLKGTGWYVTDYAKSTKGSSSPAAEKKSESKPTEKAASSDSAPKKA